In Amyelois transitella isolate CPQ chromosome 26, ilAmyTran1.1, whole genome shotgun sequence, the following proteins share a genomic window:
- the LOC106131735 gene encoding calcium-independent phospholipase A2-gamma, whose product MSSLGSQWRILRHYLSMTNLNAEVEKIIQKVKPATPEQWENFINKLEKALAARPVSKVAAIEQTETDKQQNVVHASTVEETAEKAITKEERKPEEKLKREEKMSDDGLVVGSEAKDITLESLWQGLKLKKDLHFGNISQPSWKSSRPVVTKTSIHSRTAYVISALVAARDADAALRRADHFIAHLKQFPEARDHAIKEGAVRALLRVEHRLADECAELGGAVNEALSLLGHCPPPPAPGPRVLSLDGGGVRGLIALDVLRALELLSGRRVHQLFDFITGVSTGAIIAAVIGSGIGNLDTAREMYRTLSKQMFGNTSLIGGTSRLVWSQSYYDTEAWERLLRDSLRELQLSECARRNTPKMALVSCVVNAGARLSPFVFRTYECGFRTRSAFPGTSRARVWHAVRASAAAPTYFNEFRLDGLLHQDGGIMVNNPAAVALHEARLLYGPRSMARGTIISVGTGKPLQAQHDYSRLAAAEPASTSWREKFNKILDSATDTEGVHQTLNDLLPGDSYFRFNPPLMAPCAMDEIDDAKLASLRADTEAYIRRNQHKFERAAARLMRPRPLHMKIADSIKHRAVLLGMTD is encoded by the exons ATGTCCTCTCTGGGCAGTCAGTGGCGCATTCTCCGGCACTACCTTTCCATGACAAACCTCAATGCTGAAGTGGAGAAAATCATCCAGAAAGTAAAGCCCGCCACCCCGGAGCAATGGGAGA attttataaacaaattggAAAAGGCTCTTGCTGCCAGACCGGTCAGCAAGGTAGCTGCGATAGAGCAGACAGAAACAGacaaacaacaaaatgttGTGCATGCATCAACTGTTGAGGAAACAGCAGAGAAGGCAATTACAAAAGAAGAGAGAAAACCAGAAGAAAAGTTAAAACGGGAGGAGAAGATGAGCGATGACGGGCTGGTGGTGGGGTCAGAAGCCAAGGACATCACGCTGGAGTCGCTGTGGCAGGGGCTCAAGCTGAAGAAAGACTTGCACTTTGGCAACATCTCGCAGCCAAGCTGGAAGTCCAGCAGACCTGTCGTCACTAAG ACGTCGATCCACTCCCGCACGGCGTACGTGATCTCCGCGCTGGTGGCGGCGCGCGACGCCGACGCCGCGCTGCGCCGCGCCGACCACTTCATAGCGCACCTCAAACAGTTCCCCGAGGCCAGGGACCACGCCATCAAG GAGGGCGCGGTGCGCGCGCTGCTGCGAGTCGAGCACCGGCTGGCGGACGAGTGCGCGGAGCTGGGCGGCGCGGTCAACGAG GCGCTGTCTCTGCTGGGCCACTGCCCCCCGCCGCCAGCGCCCGGGCCGCGCGTGCTGTCGCTGGACGGCGGCGGCGTCCGCGGGCTGATCGCGCTGGACGTGCTGCGCGCGCTCGAGCTGCTGAGCGGCCGCCGCGTGCACCAGCTGTTCGACTTCATCACCGGCGTCAGCACCGGCGCCATCATCGCCGCCGTCATCG GCAGCGGCATCGGCAACCTGGACACGGCTCGCGAGATGTACCGCACGCTCTCCAAGCAGATGTTCGGCAACACCTCGCTCATCGGAG GCACGTCGCGGCTGGTGTGGTCGCAGTCGTACTACGACACGGAGGCGTGGGAGCGGCTGCTGCGAGACAGCCTGCGCGAGCTGCAGCTGTCCGAGTGCGCGCGCCGCAACACGCCCAAG ATGGCGCTGGTGTCGTGCGTGGTGAACGCGGGCGCGCGCCTGTCGCCGTTCGTGTTCCGCACGTACGAGTGCGGGTTCCGCACGCGCTCCGCCTTCCCCGGCACCAGCCGCGCGCGCGTGTGGCACGCCGTGCGCGCGTCCGCCGCCGCGCCCACCTACTTCAACGAGTTCAG GCTGGACGGGCTGCTGCACCAGGACGGCGGCATCATGGTCAACAACCCGGCCGCCGTGGCGCTGCACGAGGCGCGCCTGCTGTACGGGCCGCGCAGCATGGCGCGGGGCACCATCATCTCCGTCG GTACCGGCAAGCCTTTGCAAGCCCAACACGACTACAGCCGCCTCGCCGCCGCCGAGCCAGCCTCCACGTCGTGGAGAGaaaaattcaacaaaattCTGGACTCCGCCACAGACACGGAAGGCGTCCACCAAACATTAAACGATCTGCTGCCGGGGGACAGCTACTTCAGATTCAACCCGCCCCTGATGGCGCCGTGCGCCATGGACGAGATCGACGACGCGAAGCTAGCTTCCCTCAGGGCGGACACGGAGGCGTATATCAGGAGAAACCAACACAAGTTCGAACGCGCGGCCGCCAGATTGATGCGGCCGCGCCCGTTGCACATGAAGATCGCGGATTCTATCAAACACAGGGCGGTCCTGCTCGGCATGACTGACTGA